The DNA region ACCTCATACCGCTCACGCGAAAAGAGGTGGCGGCCGGCAACCACGTATTCGGCGGCCTTGTGCTCGATAAAGAGAGCTGCCGGGTGATAACCGCCGGCAGCAACAACCGTCAGGCCAACCCTATCTACCACGGCGAGATCGACACCATTCAGCGCTTCTTCGCCGACGGCGGCCATCCCGACCCCGCGGACTGCATCTTTGTCGCGAGCCACGACCCCTGCTCCATGTGCATCTCGGCGATCTCCTGGGCCGGTTTCCATGAGATATGGGTGCTCTTCGGCTACGACGACGTCGAAAAAGAGTTCGGCATGCCCGTAGACCTCATGATGTACAAAGAGGTCTTCGGCGCGAACGGCGCGCGCAGCGAAAACGCCTTCTTCAAAAAATACGACCTAAAAAAAGAGGCCGCGAAAGAGGCCAACGCGGTGGAGCTGGCGAAAGAGATAAAAGAGCTTGAACGCCTCTACGGCGAAATGGCGGTACAGGACTTCGACTATCCGGGGATGTAGCCCCGCGGAAAATAAAAGAGAGCTGAGGGCGGGGATATCCCCGCCCTTTTTATGTTTTACGCTGGTTTTACCGGAAGTGCGCGTAGCGACCGCACCTACAGCATGTCGGGCAGCTTTTCTCTGTATTCCGCCATCTCTCTCTCAAAGGCGTCGAGTTTTTCCTTCGCGCGCGCGATCTGCGCCCGCACCTGCCGCGGGGAGGTGCCTCCGGCGGTATCGCGGCGCTCCATCGAACGCCGCGGCGAGAGCAGCGGCAGCAGCCCCTCCTCCGCCTCCGGTATCAGCGCCTGCCACTCCGCAAGCGTCAATTTGTCCATCGGCCGCTCCTGTTCGAGACACCAGCGCACGGCGTGTCCCACCTTTTCGTGGGCGCTGCGGAAGGGTACGCCGCGCAGCACCAGGTATTCCGCGACGTCGGTGGCGAGGATGAGGCCGTCGGCAAAGCCGCGGCCGGCCCTTTCCTCGTCTATCTCCACCTGCGAGAGCAGCGCCGGTAATACGGAAAAAATCCCCTTAAGACAGT from Cloacibacillus sp. includes:
- a CDS encoding deaminase, with protein sequence MNKPQLILKAIKENLIPLTRKEVAAGNHVFGGLVLDKESCRVITAGSNNRQANPIYHGEIDTIQRFFADGGHPDPADCIFVASHDPCSMCISAISWAGFHEIWVLFGYDDVEKEFGMPVDLMMYKEVFGANGARSENAFFKKYDLKKEAAKEANAVELAKEIKELERLYGEMAVQDFDYPGM